One segment of Candidatus Pantoea bituminis DNA contains the following:
- a CDS encoding amidohydrolase — MSTLDEQALIAFRHELHRYPELSNEEFETTARLRAQLEHHEIRILNLPLATGLVAEIGSGEGPLVVLRSDIDALPIEEQSDVSFRSERPGVMHACGHDFHSCAALGAAILLKQQEAQLAGRVRILFQAAEETGQGAPVLLATGALHDAAVIFGIHNDPTLPPGVIGSKAGPLTAAVDRFKVTVRGIGSHAARPHESIDPIVIAGQLVTALQTLISRNAPSNDNAVVSVTQIHSGTTWNVIPDSAWLEGTVRSFSAETRELLSQRFHQIINGIAAAFNAQVEIDWQAGPPSVVNDANWVEFALEQASQSGFEARVVEASPIGEDFAFYQQALPGAFMMIGTGEPYALHHPAFRVNDDVLAPTARYLSELAVKALVKAS; from the coding sequence ATGAGCACACTCGATGAACAGGCGTTAATTGCATTTCGCCATGAATTGCACCGTTACCCAGAGCTCTCCAACGAGGAATTTGAAACCACTGCGCGCTTGCGGGCGCAGTTGGAGCACCATGAAATCCGAATTCTCAATTTACCTTTAGCCACGGGTTTAGTGGCAGAGATTGGTTCGGGCGAAGGCCCGCTCGTGGTGCTGCGTTCTGATATCGATGCTTTGCCAATTGAAGAACAGTCTGATGTGTCATTCCGTTCTGAACGCCCCGGCGTGATGCACGCTTGTGGTCATGATTTTCACAGCTGCGCCGCGTTGGGTGCCGCTATCTTACTAAAACAGCAGGAAGCGCAGTTAGCCGGGCGGGTGCGTATTTTATTCCAGGCAGCAGAAGAAACCGGACAGGGCGCACCCGTTTTGTTGGCGACCGGCGCATTACACGATGCCGCCGTGATCTTTGGCATTCACAACGATCCGACTTTGCCGCCAGGCGTCATCGGCAGCAAGGCTGGCCCGCTGACCGCCGCAGTTGATCGTTTCAAGGTGACGGTTCGCGGTATCGGCAGTCACGCCGCGCGTCCCCATGAAAGCATCGATCCCATTGTCATCGCCGGGCAACTTGTTACGGCCCTGCAAACGCTGATCAGCCGCAATGCGCCATCAAATGACAATGCGGTGGTGTCAGTTACGCAAATTCACAGCGGCACCACCTGGAATGTGATCCCGGATAGCGCCTGGCTCGAAGGTACGGTGCGTTCCTTTTCAGCCGAAACACGTGAATTACTTTCTCAACGTTTTCATCAGATCATTAATGGCATTGCTGCTGCGTTTAATGCTCAGGTTGAGATTGACTGGCAAGCGGGGCCACCGTCGGTGGTCAATGATGCAAACTGGGTTGAGTTTGCGCTGGAACAGGCAAGCCAAAGCGGCTTCGAGGCACGTGTAGTGGAAGCCAGCCCCATTGGTGAAGACTTTGCTTTCTATCAACAGGCGCTGCCTGGCGCTTTTATGATGATTGGCACCGGCGAACCCTACGCGCTGCATCATCCCGCTTTTCGTGTAAATGATGATGTTTTAGCGCCAACCGCTCGTTATCTGTCTGAACTTGCTGTGAAAGCGTTGGTAAAAGCTTCATGA